The following are from one region of the Methyloversatilis discipulorum genome:
- a CDS encoding hydantoinase B/oxoprolinase family protein yields MNMLSNNETGFADLLKNGQTLKQFRDGIIERTKASGHYNGLEKLELRDADPIGYEKLFSKLRGGLVHARETAKKIAASPIVEQEGELCFTLYNAVGDCVLTSTGIIIHVGTMGAAIKYMIENNWEANPGINPGDMFTNNDCSIGNVHPCDIATIVPIFWEGRLIGWVGGVTHVIDTGAVTPGSMSTGQVQRFGDGYMITCRKTGVNDTPLRDWLHESQRSVRTPKYWILDEKTRIAGCHMIRELVEEVIRADGIEAYEKFAYEVIEEGRRGLMSRIKAMTLPGKYRKVSFVDVPYKHEDVQVSSAFAKLDSIMHSPCEMTIKPDGKWRLDFEGASRWGWHTFNAHQVAFTSGIWVMMCQTLVPTQRINDGAYFATEFHLPKGTWCNPDDRRTGHAYAWHFLVSGWAALWRGLSQSYFSRGYLEEVNAGNANTSNWLQGGGINQDGEIHAVNSFEASSCGTGACAVKDGLNHAAAIWNPEGDMGDIEIWEMAEPLLYMGRNVKANSGGYGKYRGGCGFETLRMVWNAQDWTMFFMGNGFMNSDWGMMGGYPAATGYRFEAHKTGLERRIANGESLPLGGDIDPTSPTYEHNIDATARIKRDKQCMTTEDCYDNHDLYLNYLRGGPGFGDPIDREPKAIEKDLNEKFLLPEYAQKVYGAVFTQNAKGAYVIDVAKTQARRAEMRKERLARAVPVREWMKEERERIINKHASQAVQHMFATSFALSEKFTKHFKDFWSLPADWQLLETELGVPSYGSKHRMDLSLMPDVTTVVQVEE; encoded by the coding sequence ATGAACATGTTGAGCAACAACGAGACCGGCTTTGCCGATCTCCTGAAGAACGGCCAGACGCTGAAGCAGTTCCGCGACGGCATCATCGAACGGACCAAGGCGTCCGGCCACTACAACGGCCTGGAGAAGCTTGAGCTGCGCGACGCCGACCCGATCGGCTACGAAAAGCTGTTCTCCAAGCTGCGCGGCGGCCTGGTGCATGCCCGCGAAACGGCGAAGAAGATTGCCGCCAGCCCGATCGTCGAGCAGGAAGGCGAACTGTGCTTCACGCTGTACAACGCGGTCGGCGACTGCGTGCTCACCTCGACCGGCATCATCATCCACGTCGGCACGATGGGCGCGGCGATCAAGTACATGATCGAGAACAACTGGGAAGCCAACCCCGGCATCAATCCCGGTGACATGTTCACGAACAACGACTGCTCGATCGGCAACGTGCACCCGTGCGACATCGCCACCATCGTCCCGATCTTCTGGGAAGGCCGTCTGATCGGCTGGGTGGGTGGCGTGACGCACGTGATCGACACCGGCGCCGTGACCCCGGGTTCGATGTCGACCGGTCAGGTGCAGCGCTTCGGCGACGGCTACATGATCACCTGCCGCAAGACCGGCGTGAATGACACGCCGCTGCGCGACTGGCTGCACGAGTCGCAGCGCTCGGTGCGTACGCCGAAGTACTGGATTCTCGACGAGAAGACCCGTATCGCCGGCTGCCACATGATCCGCGAACTGGTCGAGGAAGTGATCCGTGCCGACGGCATCGAGGCCTACGAGAAGTTCGCCTACGAGGTCATCGAGGAAGGCCGTCGCGGCCTGATGAGCCGCATCAAGGCGATGACGCTGCCGGGCAAGTACCGCAAGGTGTCCTTCGTCGATGTGCCGTACAAGCACGAGGACGTGCAGGTGTCCTCCGCCTTTGCCAAGCTCGATTCGATCATGCACTCGCCGTGCGAAATGACGATCAAGCCGGACGGCAAGTGGCGCCTCGACTTCGAAGGTGCGAGCCGCTGGGGCTGGCATACCTTCAACGCCCACCAGGTGGCATTCACCTCGGGCATCTGGGTGATGATGTGCCAGACGCTGGTGCCGACGCAGCGCATCAACGACGGCGCCTACTTCGCCACCGAGTTCCACCTGCCCAAGGGCACCTGGTGCAACCCGGACGACCGCCGCACCGGCCACGCCTACGCATGGCACTTCCTGGTGTCCGGCTGGGCGGCGCTGTGGCGCGGCCTGTCGCAGTCCTACTTCAGCCGCGGCTACCTGGAAGAGGTGAACGCCGGTAACGCCAACACCTCGAACTGGCTGCAGGGTGGCGGTATCAACCAGGACGGCGAGATCCACGCGGTCAACAGCTTCGAAGCATCGAGCTGCGGCACCGGTGCATGCGCGGTCAAGGACGGCCTGAACCACGCCGCCGCCATCTGGAATCCGGAAGGCGACATGGGCGACATCGAAATCTGGGAAATGGCCGAACCGCTGCTCTACATGGGCCGCAACGTGAAGGCCAACTCCGGCGGCTACGGCAAGTACCGTGGCGGCTGCGGCTTCGAGACGCTGCGCATGGTGTGGAACGCCCAGGACTGGACGATGTTCTTCATGGGCAACGGCTTCATGAACAGCGACTGGGGCATGATGGGTGGTTACCCGGCTGCCACCGGCTACCGCTTCGAAGCGCACAAGACCGGCCTGGAGCGTCGCATCGCCAACGGCGAAAGCCTGCCGCTGGGTGGTGACATCGATCCGACCTCGCCGACCTACGAGCACAACATCGACGCCACGGCACGGATCAAGCGCGACAAGCAGTGCATGACCACCGAGGACTGCTACGACAACCACGATCTGTACCTGAACTACCTGCGTGGCGGTCCCGGCTTCGGCGACCCGATCGACCGCGAGCCGAAGGCGATCGAGAAGGATCTGAACGAGAAGTTCCTGCTGCCCGAGTACGCCCAGAAGGTGTATGGCGCCGTCTTCACCCAGAACGCCAAGGGTGCGTATGTCATCGACGTGGCAAAGACCCAGGCCCGTCGCGCCGAGATGCGCAAGGAACGTCTGGCCCGTGCGGTGCCGGTGCGCGAATGGATGAAGGAAGAGCGCGAACGCATCATCAACAAGCACGCGTCGCAGGCCGTCCAGCACATGTTCGCCACCAGCTTCGCGCTGTCCGAGAAGTTCACCAAGCACTTCAAGGACTTCTGGAGCCTGCCGGCCGACTGGCAACTGCTGGAGACCGAACTGGGCGTTCCGTCCTACGGTTCCAAGCACCGCATGGACCTGTCGCTGATGCCTGACGTCACCACCGTCGTCCAGGTCGAAGAGTGA
- a CDS encoding acetone carboxylase subunit gamma: MSTYTNEQVAHLAEGTLDWETTFRMLSMPKDNSRFKQYVEALQKKVTFKDKIVLPLAPHMYIVQTAKKQWVIKCDCGHEFCDYTDNWKMHAHIYVRDTEEAMTEVYPKLMAPDTNWQVYREYYCPTCGTLHDVEAPTPWYPVIHDFEPDIEAFYKEWVGLPVPERAS; encoded by the coding sequence ATGTCGACTTACACCAACGAGCAGGTCGCTCACCTGGCCGAGGGCACGCTGGACTGGGAAACCACCTTCCGCATGCTGTCGATGCCGAAGGACAACAGCCGCTTCAAGCAGTACGTCGAGGCGCTGCAGAAGAAGGTGACCTTCAAGGACAAGATCGTGCTGCCGCTGGCTCCGCACATGTACATCGTGCAGACCGCGAAGAAGCAGTGGGTCATCAAGTGCGATTGCGGTCACGAGTTCTGCGACTACACCGACAACTGGAAGATGCACGCGCACATCTACGTGCGTGACACGGAAGAGGCGATGACCGAGGTCTATCCGAAGCTGATGGCGCCGGATACCAACTGGCAGGTGTACCGCGAGTACTACTGCCCGACCTGCGGCACGCTGCACGACGTCGAGGCACCGACCCCGTGGTACCCGGTGATCCACGACTTCGAGCCGGACATCGAAGCCTTCTACAAGGAGTGGGTCGGCCTCCCGGTGCCCGAACGGGCGTCGTGA
- a CDS encoding hydantoinase/oxoprolinase family protein, translated as MTIDNSSVQVLGIDAGGTMTDTFFVRADGRFVVGKAQSNPGDESLAIYNSSVDALAHWGREVDDVYPELVTCVYSGTAMLNRVLMRKGLDVGLICNRGFEQVHSMGRALQSYLGYALEDRIHLNTHRYDEPLVPVSRTRGVTERTDVQGKVVIPLREAEVRTAVKELVDAGSQAIVICFLQSHKNGTSEQRARDIVKEELKKLNVNIPVFASVDYYPQRKESHRMNTTILEAYGAEPSRETLKKVSDRFKKHGGKFDLRVMATHGGTISWKAKELARTIVSGPIGGVIGSKLLGEALGDENIACSDIGGTSFDVALITKGSFAIKSDPDMARLVLSLPLVAMDSVGAGAGSFVRLDPYSKSLKLGPDSAGYRVGTCWPESGLDTVSVSDCHVVLGYLNPNNFLGGAIKLDVQRARDHIKAQIADPLGLSVEDAAAGVIELLDLTLSEYLRANISAKGYNPAEFTCFSYGGAGPVHTYGYTEGVGFKDVVVPAWAAGFSAFGCACADFEYRYDKSVDLGVAQLASDADKAAACQTLQAAWTELAGKVIEEFVINGFKPEDVMLIPGYKMQYMGQLNDLEIISPVSTAATASDWDKIVEAFENTYGRVYASSARSPELGFSATGAIMRGTVVTQKPVLPEDPDCGPTPPPEARIGTRPFYRHKKWVDAVIWKMEALKSGNHIVGPAIIESDATTFVVPDGFETFVDKHRLFHLKEVK; from the coding sequence ATGACGATCGATAACTCGTCGGTTCAGGTGCTGGGGATTGATGCAGGCGGCACCATGACCGACACCTTCTTTGTCCGTGCGGACGGCCGCTTCGTGGTCGGCAAGGCACAGAGCAATCCCGGGGACGAATCCCTGGCGATCTACAACTCGTCGGTCGATGCACTGGCGCACTGGGGCCGCGAGGTCGATGACGTGTACCCGGAGCTGGTGACCTGCGTGTACTCCGGTACCGCGATGCTGAACCGCGTTCTGATGCGCAAGGGCCTGGACGTCGGCCTCATCTGCAACCGCGGTTTCGAGCAGGTGCATTCGATGGGCCGCGCGCTGCAGAGCTACCTGGGTTACGCGCTGGAAGACCGCATCCACCTGAACACGCACCGTTATGACGAGCCGCTGGTTCCGGTGTCGCGTACCCGTGGCGTGACCGAGCGTACCGACGTGCAGGGCAAGGTCGTCATCCCGCTGCGCGAAGCGGAAGTGCGCACCGCGGTGAAGGAACTGGTCGATGCCGGTTCCCAGGCCATCGTCATCTGCTTCCTGCAGTCGCACAAGAACGGCACCAGCGAACAGCGCGCCCGCGACATCGTCAAGGAAGAGCTGAAGAAGCTGAACGTCAATATCCCGGTCTTTGCGTCGGTGGATTACTACCCGCAGCGCAAGGAAAGCCACCGCATGAACACCACCATTCTCGAAGCCTACGGCGCGGAACCGTCGCGCGAGACGCTGAAGAAGGTGAGCGACCGCTTCAAGAAGCACGGTGGCAAGTTCGACCTGCGCGTGATGGCCACGCACGGCGGCACCATCAGCTGGAAGGCCAAGGAACTGGCCCGCACCATCGTGTCCGGCCCGATCGGCGGCGTGATCGGTTCCAAGCTGCTGGGCGAGGCGCTCGGTGACGAGAACATCGCCTGCTCCGACATCGGCGGCACCTCGTTCGACGTGGCGCTGATCACCAAGGGTTCGTTCGCCATCAAGTCCGATCCGGACATGGCTCGTCTGGTGCTGTCGCTGCCGCTGGTGGCGATGGACTCGGTCGGCGCCGGTGCCGGCTCCTTCGTGCGCCTGGATCCGTACTCGAAGTCGCTGAAGCTGGGCCCGGACAGCGCCGGCTACCGTGTCGGCACCTGCTGGCCGGAGTCCGGTCTGGACACCGTGTCGGTGTCGGACTGCCACGTCGTTCTGGGTTACCTGAACCCGAACAACTTCCTCGGCGGCGCGATCAAGCTCGACGTGCAGCGTGCGCGTGACCACATCAAGGCGCAGATCGCCGACCCGCTGGGCCTGTCGGTGGAGGACGCAGCGGCCGGCGTGATCGAGCTGCTCGACCTGACGCTGTCCGAGTACCTGCGCGCCAACATCAGCGCCAAGGGCTACAACCCGGCGGAGTTCACCTGCTTCTCCTACGGCGGTGCCGGCCCGGTGCACACCTACGGCTACACCGAGGGCGTCGGCTTCAAGGACGTCGTCGTACCGGCCTGGGCTGCCGGCTTCTCGGCCTTTGGCTGCGCCTGCGCCGACTTCGAGTATCGCTACGACAAGTCGGTCGACCTCGGTGTCGCCCAGCTGGCCAGCGACGCCGACAAGGCGGCCGCATGCCAGACCCTGCAGGCGGCCTGGACGGAGCTGGCGGGCAAGGTGATCGAGGAGTTCGTGATCAACGGCTTCAAGCCGGAAGACGTGATGCTGATCCCCGGCTACAAGATGCAGTACATGGGTCAGCTGAACGACCTGGAGATCATCTCGCCGGTGTCGACCGCAGCGACCGCGTCCGACTGGGACAAGATCGTCGAAGCGTTCGAGAACACCTACGGCCGCGTCTATGCGAGCTCCGCACGTTCGCCCGAACTGGGCTTCTCGGCCACCGGCGCAATCATGCGCGGCACCGTGGTGACGCAGAAGCCGGTGCTGCCGGAAGACCCGGACTGCGGCCCCACGCCGCCGCCGGAAGCGCGCATCGGTACCCGTCCGTTCTATCGCCACAAGAAGTGGGTCGATGCGGTGATCTGGAAGATGGAAGCGCTGAAGTCGGGCAACCACATCGTCGGCCCGGCCATCATCGAATCCGATGCCACCACCTTCGTCGTGCCGGACGGTTTCGAAACCTTCGTCGACAAGCACCGCCTGTTCCACCTGAAGGAAGTCAAGTAA
- a CDS encoding WD40/YVTN/BNR-like repeat-containing protein — protein MLHSLKRFGSGARAVVNVITSTLPIAIIGGLLYAGFFVKAEAVINKVEPKAVERRDNFFSVVAPSEQVAWAAGTGGKIVRTDDGGRTWHRQNTATYENLQGIAAWDAQHAVAAGNHGVILFTADGGNSWKAAQVPKSDNPNKLFRVHIFDGVAWAVGEFGSLLRSDDKGATWTRAMEEKDRAWNDICFRGQNGWLVGEFGTVMRTTDGGATWTENELENKVSLMGVEFRDDQNGVAVGLTGTLMVTSDGGATWRDVPPLTREHLLDIAWDENRWVAVGDKGVMVTSDATASEWKLGRISEGDVSWRTQITRAGNHYYVSGANLGVLEGGKLTIVGR, from the coding sequence ATGCTTCATTCGCTCAAGCGGTTTGGCAGCGGCGCACGCGCCGTGGTCAATGTGATTACCTCGACGCTTCCCATCGCCATCATCGGTGGCCTGCTCTATGCGGGCTTCTTCGTGAAGGCGGAAGCCGTCATCAACAAGGTCGAGCCGAAGGCGGTCGAGCGGCGCGACAACTTCTTCAGCGTCGTCGCGCCGAGCGAGCAGGTCGCATGGGCCGCAGGCACCGGCGGCAAGATCGTGCGCACCGATGACGGCGGCCGCACCTGGCACCGCCAGAACACCGCGACCTACGAGAACCTGCAGGGCATCGCCGCCTGGGACGCGCAGCACGCGGTCGCTGCCGGCAATCACGGCGTCATCCTCTTTACCGCCGATGGCGGCAACTCGTGGAAGGCCGCGCAGGTGCCGAAGTCGGACAACCCCAACAAGCTGTTCCGCGTGCACATCTTCGACGGCGTCGCCTGGGCGGTCGGCGAGTTCGGGTCGCTGCTGCGTTCGGACGACAAGGGCGCCACCTGGACGCGGGCGATGGAAGAGAAGGACCGGGCCTGGAACGACATCTGTTTCCGGGGCCAGAACGGCTGGCTGGTCGGCGAATTCGGCACCGTCATGCGTACCACCGACGGCGGCGCGACCTGGACCGAGAACGAACTGGAAAACAAGGTGAGCCTGATGGGCGTCGAGTTCCGCGACGACCAGAACGGTGTTGCCGTGGGACTGACCGGCACGCTGATGGTGACCAGCGACGGCGGCGCCACCTGGCGCGACGTACCGCCGCTGACGCGCGAACACCTGCTCGACATCGCCTGGGACGAGAACCGCTGGGTCGCCGTCGGCGACAAGGGCGTCATGGTCACTTCCGACGCTACTGCCTCCGAATGGAAGCTCGGCCGGATCTCGGAAGGTGACGTGTCCTGGCGCACCCAGATTACGCGCGCGGGCAATCACTACTACGTATCGGGCGCCAATCTGGGCGTGCTCGAGGGCGGCAAGCTGACCATCGTCGGTCGATAA